One stretch of Cheilinus undulatus linkage group 5, ASM1832078v1, whole genome shotgun sequence DNA includes these proteins:
- the LOC121510444 gene encoding tetratricopeptide repeat protein 16: MVNDWLESDGPSSDLYVLRARLHKHLNQTSPCYQDVKSALELNPSCPKAGALLQQLQEASEQARKKAAERLLSGQLPEALQMINIALESSPENPRLYLFRGTLYRLLQDFTAAIEDLVQAMEQKEDDMAEEEREVRDSSDGHSSLQDEVQSQLVLTYNDFAVQCFTKGLYAEATLLLNKAIEEEKDQAFLYLHRGDCFFKQGEWSFALLDYKQAEEMMQPDDAAVRLRLAVTFNTLGSFCFEDGCFQEASEMFSLAIKYNPSAGRYYESRSKAYRKVLNFEEARKDLIRLLVLDPTNEELPPLLMSLFPGHSESEVLSSPAAHAVKDQLMETIQACSSSSDQQGSVK, encoded by the exons ACGTCGCCGTGTTATCAGGATGTGAAGTCGGCCTTGGAGTTGAACCCGTCATGTCCAAAGGCTGGAGCCTTGCTTCAGCAGCTGCAGGAAGCCAGTGAACAGGCCAGGAAGAAGGCTGCAGAAAGACTTTTGAGTGGTCAGCTACCTGAAGCTCTACAAATGATCAACATCGCATTGGAGAGCAGCCCAGAGAACCCACGTCTCTACCTGTTCAG AGGGACTCTGTACCGACTTCTACAAGACTTCACAGCAGCTATCGAGGATCTGGTCCAGGCCATGGAGCAAAAAGAGGATGACATGgctgaggaggagagagaagtcAGAGACAGTAGTGATGGGCACAGCTCTCTGCAGGACGAGGTTCAGTCCCAGCTGGTTCTCACCTACAATGATTTCGCCGTACAGTGCTTCACCAAAGGCCTTTACGCCGAGGCCACGCTGCTGCTCAACAAGGCCATCGAGGAGGAGAAGGATCAGGCCTTTCTGTACCTGCACCgaggag ATTGTTTCTTCAAGCAAGGTGAGTGGAGTTTTGCTCTTCTGGACTACAAGCAGGCTGAGGAGATGATGCAGCCCGATGACGCTGCTGTCCGGCTCCGCCTCGCCGTCACGTTCAACACGCTGGGCTCTTTTTGCTTTGAGGACGG CTGTTTCCAGGAGGCATCTGAGATGTTTTCTTTGGCCATCAAGTACAATCCCTCAGCCGGTCGGTACTATGAGAGCAGATCGAAGGCGTATCGAAAGGTTCTGAACTTTGAGGAAGCCAGGAAGGATCTCATCCGTCTGCTGGTCCTGGATCCGACCAACGAGGAG CTTCCTCCGCTGCTGATGAGTCTGTTCCCTGGTCACAGTGAGTCTGAGGTTTTGTCGAGTCCAGCAGCACATGCGGTCAAAGATCAGCTGATGGAAACCATCCAGGCCTGCAGTTCGTCCTCTGACCAGCAGGGGTCagtaaaataa